From Dehalococcoidia bacterium, a single genomic window includes:
- a CDS encoding SDR family NAD(P)-dependent oxidoreductase: MVHDRVALVTGGSRGIGLACVRRLLADGFRVAVVDVNERALAAAREELAGEQARLELAVASVSDRAQMAAAAARVAQRWGGLDALVNNAGVNRPGGLAAQNDADWDAVLEVNLKGPFVCSAVCLPHLRGRGGAIVHIGSIAAAGMGASPAYAASKAGLIGLARQMARELGPEGITVNVVAPGVTRTGWVERNLGEARLRAAGEEAPLRRVTAPEEIAGAVAFLCGPDARQITGQVISVSGGAWMV; this comes from the coding sequence ATGGTGCACGATCGCGTGGCGCTGGTCACCGGCGGCAGCCGCGGCATCGGCCTCGCCTGCGTGCGGCGGCTGCTGGCGGACGGCTTCCGCGTGGCCGTGGTCGACGTCAACGAACGGGCGCTGGCCGCGGCGCGCGAGGAGCTGGCCGGCGAGCAGGCGCGGCTGGAACTGGCCGTGGCCTCGGTGAGCGATCGTGCACAGATGGCGGCCGCGGCGGCGCGGGTGGCGCAGCGCTGGGGCGGGCTGGATGCGCTGGTGAACAACGCCGGCGTGAACCGGCCGGGTGGCCTGGCGGCGCAGAACGACGCCGACTGGGACGCGGTGCTGGAGGTGAACCTCAAGGGGCCGTTCGTCTGCAGCGCGGTGTGCCTGCCGCATCTGCGCGGGCGCGGCGGCGCAATCGTGCACATCGGCTCGATCGCCGCGGCGGGCATGGGCGCCTCGCCGGCCTACGCCGCCTCGAAGGCCGGGCTGATCGGGCTGGCGCGGCAGATGGCGCGCGAGCTTGGGCCGGAAGGCATCACCGTCAACGTCGTGGCGCCGGGCGTGACGCGAACCGGCTGGGTCGAGCGCAACCTGGGCGAAGCGCGGCTGCGCGCGGCGGGCGAGGAGGCGCCGCTGCGCCGCGTCACCGCGCCGGAGGAGATCGCCGGCGCCGTGGCCTTCCTCTGCGGCCCGGACGCGCGCCAGATCACCGGCCAGGTGATCTCCGTCTCCGGCGGCGCCTGGATGGTGTAG